A stretch of Miscanthus floridulus cultivar M001 chromosome 13, ASM1932011v1, whole genome shotgun sequence DNA encodes these proteins:
- the LOC136499377 gene encoding receptor-like protein EIX2: MGPLFPAWLCLQNNIDVLNISYTNLTGTIPEWFWVVFANATSLDISYNQITGELPHDLEFMSVELLELRSNQLTGSVPQLPRRIRTFDISRNSLNGPLSLNFEAPLLQLVVLYSNRITGVIPTQICQWKQLRVLDLSDNLLAGELSDCGIKILKQGNSCSINNSSMAHSSSTSPSSLNIRTLLLSSNSFSGEFPLLLRSCKNLLVLDLSHNNFTGKLPAWISEELQNLEILALRSNTFSSRIPIEITRLPAHQFLDLTNNTLSGTLPQSLVNLKAFTTIAYHGATGNPFDENMMENLSDNNLAGPIPEEIGTLVGLINLNLSWNLLSGKILEQIENLQSLKSFDLSNNQLSGKIPWDLSNLTSLSYMNLSYNNLTSRIPSGHQLDTVNIDDPASMYIGNPGLCGHPLPKQCPGDQPNVEHPIRHHEDGSARIMDFYLGLLVGFVVGLWMVFCGLLFKKMWRYAYFTLLDKLYDKIFVFSILIWRKWFNKAGES, encoded by the exons ATGGGCCCTCTATTTCCTGCTTGGCTATGCTTGCAAAACAATATTGATGTTCTTAATATTTCATATACAAACCTTACTGGTACAATTCCAGAATGGTTTTGGGTTGTCTTTGCTAATGCGACAAGTTTGGACATCTCTTATAATCAAATTACTGGTGAGTTGCCCCATGATTTGGAGTTCATGTCAGTGGAATTACTTGAACTCAGATCAAACCAACTCACTGGTTCCGTACCACAGTTGCCAAGAAGAATTAGGACATTTGACATCTCAAGAAACTCTTTAAATGGACCATTATCACTAAATTTTGAAGCTCCACTGCTGCAGCTCGTGGTTCTCTACTCCAACCGAATTACTGGGGTTATTCCTACACAGATTTGTCAGTGGAAGCAGCTGCGAGTTCTTGACCTGTCAGACAATCTACTTGCAGGGGAGCTTTCTGATTGTGGCATCAAGATTTTAAAACAAGGCAACTCTTGTAGCATTAACAACTCTTCCATGGCCCATTCTAGTTCTACGAGCCCATCAAGCTTGAACATCCGTACACTCCTTTTAAGTAGCAACAGCTTTTCAGGAGAATTTCCATTGTTGCTACGAAGCTGCAAAAATCTTCTTGTCCTTGATCTATCACATAATAATTTCACTGGGAAGTTACCTGCATGGATAAGTGAGGAATTACAAAATTTGGAAATTCTAGCATTAAGATCCAATACTTTTTCTAGCCGTATTCCAATTGAGATAACAAGACTCCCTGCCCATCAGTTTTTGGATCTTACAAATAACACATTATCTGGAACATTACCACAATCTTTAGTGAACTTAAAAGCCTTCACTACTATTGCGTATCATGGTGCAACAGGAAATCCTTTTGATGAGAATATGATGGAGA ATTTATCTGACAACAATTTAGCTGGACCAATTCCAGAAGAAATAGGTACTCTTGTTGGCTTGATAAATTTGAATTTGTCATGGAACTTATTGAGTGGAAAGATTCTAGAACAGATTGAGAATTTGCAATCACTGAAATCTTTTGACCTCTCCAACAACCAACTTTCTGGCAAAATTCCATGGGATTTATCAAATCTGACATCACTGAGTTATATGAACTTGTCCTACAACAATTTAACAAGCAGAATACCCTCTGGACATCAACTAGATACTGTCAACATTGATGATCCAGCTTCTATGTACATAGGCAATCCTGGTCTTTGTGGACATCCACTTCCAAAGCAATGCCCCGGAGATCAACCAAATGTGGAACATCCCATCAGACATCATGAAGATGGCTCAGCTCGGATAATGGACTTCTATCTTGGTTTACTTGTTGGATTTGTGGTGGGCCTTTGGATGGTGTTTTGTGGCCTTTTGTTCAAGAAAATGTGGAGATATGCATATTTCACGCTATTAGACAAATTGTATGACAAGATATTTGTCTTTTCGATACTCATTTGGAGGAAATGGTTCAACAAGGCCGGCGAAAGCTAA
- the LOC136499378 gene encoding uncharacterized protein, whose translation MMKAYLVGLHPEVWEIVKNGVKEHKDPSSATLREYCHIHLNAQATSVLLSDLSAEEYNKVIGLEVAKEIWDTLHIAHEGVEKVRQSKIDLLMEKLNQFVIMDGEGTQEMFDRLMAIVGKIRGLGGKEMNDHNVVKIFLETYSPRE comes from the coding sequence ATGATGAAAGCTTATCTTGTAGGTCTCCATCCGGAGGTTTGGGAGATTGTCAAGAATGGTGTCAAGGAGCACAAGGACCCATCAAGTGCAACACTACGTGAGTACTGCCACATCCATCTCAATGCTCAAGCCACTAGTGTCTTGCTTAGTGACTTGAGTGCAGAAGAGTACAACAAGGTGATTGGATTGGAGGTTGCCAAggagatatgggacactttgcatatTGCTCATGAAGGGGTTGAAAAAGTGAGACAATCCAAGATTGACTTATTGATGGAAAAGCTCAACCAGTTTGTGATAATGGATGGAGAGGggacacaagagatgtttgatagattgatggcTATTGTTGGGAAGATAAGAGGTCTAGGTGGAAAGGAGATGAATGATCACAATGTGGTAAAGATATTTCTAGAGACATACTCCCCTAGGGAATGA